A window of the Acidimicrobiales bacterium genome harbors these coding sequences:
- a CDS encoding metalloregulator ArsR/SmtB family transcription factor — MPEALPAELLEHVAERFKVLGDVTRLSIVSALVDHGESSVGELVDLLGAGQANVSKHLRVLHDAGIVSRRPEGTSVYYSATDPSLMSLCSIVCQRLREQVEQEARTFSL; from the coding sequence ATGCCCGAGGCCCTTCCCGCCGAACTCCTCGAACACGTGGCTGAGCGCTTCAAGGTGCTCGGCGACGTCACCCGGTTGTCGATCGTGAGTGCCCTGGTCGATCACGGCGAGTCGAGTGTCGGCGAGTTGGTCGACCTGCTCGGTGCAGGGCAGGCCAACGTGTCGAAGCATCTGCGGGTCCTGCATGACGCCGGCATCGTGAGTCGTCGACCCGAAGGAACATCGGTCTACTACTCGGCGACCGATCCGAGCCTGATGTCGCTGTGTTCGATCGTGTGTCAACGCCTTCGGGAGCAAGTCGAGCAGGAAGCCCGCACGTTCTCGCTCTGA
- a CDS encoding D-arabinono-1,4-lactone oxidase, whose amino-acid sequence MSWSNWSQSETCSPAQLHFARSVDDISAVVAEAADAAMPVRVAGSGHSHYRLVPTDGVVLDLSGLTGVISADREQGRARVWAGTTIYALGRPLHDAGLALRNQGDIDRQAIAGAIGTGTHGTGLRLSNLTSAVVGMTLVTAGGGVVRCSSTEHAELFHAARLGLGAFGVVTELELDLEPAYRLAETSWRASYDDLRPQIDDLSEAHRHFEFFWYADTDLAHAKSMDITERRAVYPVAGEGERCNWSYEVLPNHRPHLHTEMEYAVPVETSLECLDEIRSLMRGEFSEVRWPVEYRRVAADDVWLSQAYGRTVATISVHQGIGLPAEPFFRACEQIFLRYDGRPHWGKVHYLDGARLAERHPRWDDWWRARDAVDPDGVFLNDRLRSWRS is encoded by the coding sequence GTGTCATGGTCCAACTGGTCACAGAGCGAGACGTGCTCGCCGGCGCAACTGCACTTCGCCCGTAGCGTCGATGACATCTCGGCCGTGGTTGCCGAGGCCGCCGATGCTGCGATGCCGGTCCGCGTCGCCGGTTCTGGGCACAGTCACTACCGCCTCGTGCCGACCGATGGCGTGGTCCTCGATCTGTCCGGACTCACGGGCGTCATCTCGGCGGATCGCGAGCAGGGGCGGGCCCGGGTGTGGGCCGGCACGACCATCTACGCCCTCGGTCGGCCGTTGCACGACGCCGGGCTGGCGTTGCGCAATCAGGGCGACATCGACCGCCAGGCCATCGCCGGTGCGATCGGCACCGGCACGCACGGCACCGGCCTCCGGCTGTCGAACCTGACCTCGGCCGTCGTGGGGATGACCTTGGTGACAGCCGGTGGTGGGGTCGTTCGCTGCAGCTCGACCGAACACGCCGAACTCTTCCACGCTGCCCGACTGGGACTCGGCGCGTTCGGCGTCGTGACCGAGCTTGAACTCGACCTCGAACCGGCCTACCGGTTGGCCGAGACCAGTTGGCGCGCGAGCTACGACGACCTACGACCGCAGATCGACGACCTGAGCGAGGCGCATCGGCACTTCGAGTTCTTCTGGTACGCCGACACCGACCTTGCGCACGCCAAGTCAATGGACATCACCGAACGGCGGGCGGTGTATCCGGTGGCGGGTGAAGGCGAGCGATGCAATTGGAGCTACGAAGTGTTGCCCAATCACCGGCCACATCTCCACACCGAGATGGAGTACGCCGTGCCGGTCGAGACCTCGCTCGAGTGCCTCGACGAGATCCGTTCGCTGATGCGCGGCGAGTTCAGCGAGGTGCGGTGGCCCGTCGAGTACCGACGGGTCGCAGCCGACGACGTGTGGTTGTCGCAGGCCTACGGCCGCACGGTGGCCACGATCTCGGTGCACCAGGGCATCGGCCTGCCGGCAGAACCGTTCTTCCGAGCCTGCGAACAGATCTTCCTTCGCTACGACGGCCGCCCCCACTGGGGCAAGGTTCATTACCTCGATGGCGCTCGCCTCGCCGAGCGGCATCCGCGGTGGGACGACTGGTGGCGAGCCCGCGACGCAGTCGACCCCGACGGGGTCTTCCTCAACGATCGTCTGCGGAGCTGGCGCAGCTGA
- a CDS encoding sulfite exporter TauE/SafE family protein produces MIGEIIAIVLGLGVGLSLGALGGGGSTLAVPILVFIAGMATKDATSASLLVVGVASAIGAWGHYRNGYVKLQAGLAFGAAGIVGSRIGTTINRSLPEKALLLAFSGLILFVAVRMLRSAKRAEAAHAAGTTPPSSPTPSSSTSGGVATQTKVLPTSTPALDLSPRSVAKLVAAASGVGLLTGLFGVGGGFAVVPALTLLLGFSTKDAIGTSLVVISINTAIALALRSGHLDFDWGLVLPFLATVTFGVLVGSRLANKIDAARLTKSFAIMLALVAVYTAGGAVLS; encoded by the coding sequence ATGATCGGCGAGATCATCGCCATCGTCCTCGGCCTCGGCGTCGGCCTGTCACTCGGCGCACTCGGCGGCGGTGGCTCCACCCTGGCGGTACCGATCCTGGTCTTCATCGCCGGCATGGCCACCAAGGACGCCACCTCGGCATCCCTTCTGGTCGTCGGCGTCGCCTCGGCCATCGGCGCCTGGGGCCACTACCGCAACGGCTACGTCAAGCTCCAAGCCGGCCTGGCATTCGGCGCCGCCGGCATCGTGGGTTCCCGCATCGGCACCACCATCAACCGATCACTCCCCGAGAAGGCGCTCCTGCTGGCGTTCTCGGGGCTCATCCTCTTTGTCGCCGTCCGCATGCTCCGCAGCGCCAAACGGGCCGAGGCCGCCCACGCAGCGGGGACGACACCTCCCTCCAGCCCGACACCGTCATCGAGCACGTCCGGAGGGGTCGCCACACAGACCAAGGTGCTGCCAACCTCGACCCCCGCGCTCGACCTGTCACCCCGTTCGGTGGCAAAGCTCGTGGCGGCCGCCAGCGGTGTCGGTCTCCTCACCGGCCTGTTCGGCGTGGGCGGCGGCTTCGCCGTGGTCCCGGCGCTGACCCTCCTCCTCGGCTTCTCCACCAAGGACGCCATCGGCACGTCGTTGGTGGTGATCTCGATCAACACGGCCATCGCCCTGGCGCTCCGGTCGGGGCATCTCGACTTCGACTGGGGACTCGTGCTGCCGTTCCTGGCCACCGTCACCTTCGGCGTGCTCGTCGGTTCTCGCCTCGCCAACAAGATCGACGCAGCCCGCCTCACCAAGAGCTTTGCCATCATGCTCGCCCTGGTGGCGGTCTACACCGCCGGCGGCGCCGTCCTCTCGTGA
- a CDS encoding isoprenylcysteine carboxylmethyltransferase family protein codes for MTEMNQASNRSTPQSGGPTGATILGWAFVAIQAILLVALVVLPSSDHWPTPSWLRTAGTVLVGVGLLETVVASLRLGRSLTPTPVPRERGSLATDGLYRYVRHPIYTGVLCIVAGLVAASGNVSTLAVGAVTVGFFHLKARWEEHRLAEHYPDYEAYAAVTPRFIPRPRRH; via the coding sequence ATGACTGAGATGAACCAAGCGAGCAACCGCTCGACACCGCAATCGGGCGGCCCCACGGGAGCCACGATCCTCGGCTGGGCCTTCGTTGCAATCCAGGCCATCCTCCTGGTGGCGTTGGTCGTCTTGCCTTCGTCGGATCACTGGCCGACGCCGTCGTGGCTCCGGACGGCGGGGACCGTGTTGGTCGGCGTCGGCCTTCTCGAGACCGTCGTGGCCTCGCTCCGCCTCGGCCGGTCGCTCACACCGACGCCGGTGCCCAGGGAAAGGGGGTCGCTCGCCACCGACGGCCTCTATCGATACGTTCGCCACCCGATCTACACCGGTGTGCTGTGCATCGTCGCCGGGCTGGTCGCTGCATCAGGCAACGTGTCCACCCTGGCGGTCGGTGCGGTGACCGTGGGGTTCTTCCACCTGAAGGCTCGATGGGAGGAACACCGCCTCGCCGAGCACTATCCCGACTACGAGGCGTACGCCGCAGTGACACCGCGGTTCATTCCGAGACCGCGGCGCCACTGA
- a CDS encoding cytochrome P450, with amino-acid sequence MSIYETGSQELSPVTDWVHDWDWLDDQWGPNAIDIWNQVREQGPMATTERYGRAHMPVTMDAVAAIAHDTEHFSSVWVSVARPDAPRTPAPPITSDPPDHHDHRRLLLPSFSPKVIEPMEKDMRDFCRKLISDIGDAESADAAVQYAQHIPVHGICALLGVPESDADMFRDWIFRNFQLAPRDNAVREQLRIEMDDYMGKMLELRAAEPKDDLLTLITNAEFDGVPAALELKLGYVKLMIIAGIDTTWSALASGLWHFAQHPEEVEALVAVDNDDPLWMTASEEVLRYYAPVTMGRKVIADTEVAGCPIHAGDQTLLTFPAANHDPAAFENPEQFQIDRAKNRHVAFGLGIHRCLGSNLARLELLVGLQEWLRAFPGYSLDSSKETTWANGQVRGPRSIPVLLGR; translated from the coding sequence ATGTCCATCTACGAAACCGGCAGCCAAGAACTCTCCCCGGTCACCGACTGGGTGCACGACTGGGACTGGCTCGATGACCAGTGGGGCCCCAATGCCATCGACATCTGGAATCAGGTGCGCGAGCAGGGGCCGATGGCGACCACCGAGCGCTACGGGCGGGCCCACATGCCGGTCACGATGGACGCCGTTGCTGCCATCGCTCACGACACCGAACACTTCTCGTCGGTGTGGGTGAGCGTCGCCCGCCCCGACGCTCCTCGCACCCCGGCCCCGCCCATCACCTCCGATCCGCCCGATCACCACGACCATCGCCGGCTCCTGCTTCCCTCGTTCAGCCCCAAGGTGATCGAGCCCATGGAAAAGGACATGCGCGACTTCTGTCGCAAGCTGATCAGCGACATCGGCGACGCCGAGTCCGCCGATGCTGCGGTGCAATACGCGCAACACATCCCGGTACACGGCATCTGCGCCCTGCTCGGCGTGCCCGAGTCCGACGCCGACATGTTCCGTGACTGGATCTTCCGCAACTTCCAGCTCGCACCCCGCGACAACGCCGTTCGTGAGCAGTTGCGGATCGAGATGGACGACTACATGGGCAAGATGCTCGAGCTGCGGGCGGCCGAACCCAAGGACGACCTCCTCACGCTCATCACCAACGCCGAGTTCGACGGGGTGCCCGCAGCGCTCGAGCTCAAGCTGGGCTACGTCAAGCTCATGATCATCGCCGGCATCGACACCACGTGGAGTGCGTTGGCGTCGGGCCTGTGGCACTTCGCCCAGCACCCCGAAGAGGTCGAAGCGCTCGTGGCGGTCGACAACGACGATCCGCTGTGGATGACCGCCAGCGAGGAAGTGCTGCGGTACTACGCACCCGTCACCATGGGTCGCAAGGTCATCGCCGACACCGAGGTCGCCGGTTGCCCGATCCATGCCGGCGACCAGACCCTGCTGACCTTCCCGGCGGCCAACCACGACCCGGCGGCGTTCGAGAACCCCGAGCAGTTCCAGATCGACCGGGCCAAGAACCGGCACGTCGCCTTCGGGCTCGGAATCCACCGCTGCCTCGGCTCGAACCTTGCTCGGCTCGAGCTGCTGGTCGGTCTCCAGGAATGGCTGCGGGCGTTCCCCGGCTACTCGCTCGACTCGTCGAAGGAAACCACCTGGGCCAACGGGCAGGTGCGGGGGCCGCGGAGCATCCCGGTGCTGCTCGGTCGCTGA
- a CDS encoding SDR family oxidoreductase translates to MQLAGTKAVVFGGTSGIGLATVEQLAARGAQVVAISRHPERATLPDGVETRSCDVLDEAAVAAVLEECGPYDSLVSAATGGERAMGPFLEMDPAGFRKSFDKVWGYANVVRFGAKHLRESGSIVLVSGTPARRIKPGLVALGAAGAAVESLARSVAPELVPRRINVVAPGTIDTPINPLEGDARAEAFRRATASHLIPRAGTADEVAAAILFCLENDFVTGTTVDVDGGWLLA, encoded by the coding sequence ATGCAACTGGCAGGAACCAAGGCAGTGGTGTTCGGAGGCACGTCGGGCATCGGGCTCGCGACGGTCGAGCAGTTGGCTGCGCGTGGTGCACAGGTGGTTGCGATCAGCCGCCATCCGGAGCGGGCAACGCTCCCCGACGGTGTCGAGACTCGATCATGTGACGTGCTCGACGAAGCGGCTGTCGCCGCCGTTCTCGAGGAGTGTGGGCCCTACGACTCGCTCGTCAGCGCTGCCACGGGAGGGGAGCGAGCGATGGGCCCGTTCCTCGAGATGGACCCTGCGGGCTTTCGTAAGTCCTTCGACAAGGTGTGGGGCTACGCAAATGTGGTGCGGTTCGGAGCGAAGCATCTCCGCGAGAGCGGCTCGATCGTCCTGGTCAGCGGGACACCGGCCCGGCGCATCAAGCCGGGTCTGGTCGCGCTGGGTGCTGCGGGTGCCGCCGTCGAATCGCTCGCTCGGTCGGTGGCGCCAGAGCTCGTCCCCCGTCGCATCAACGTGGTGGCACCGGGCACGATCGACACGCCCATCAACCCGCTCGAGGGCGACGCTCGAGCGGAAGCGTTCCGTCGGGCCACCGCCTCGCACCTGATTCCCCGGGCGGGGACGGCCGACGAGGTCGCCGCCGCCATTCTGTTCTGCCTCGAGAACGATTTCGTGACCGGTACCACGGTCGACGTCGACGGAGGTTGGCTGCTGGCGTGA
- a CDS encoding CHAT domain-containing protein produces MSERSTYEALFDLAERRRAVDRSGTTDLAEYTLATTDDPSELAAAQVVIALEQREAGNLAEAELLLESSIEQRNADPAIATFARLRLVNLLASTGRLDDAERLLTTIEQPDADTTTVEVLIEQANLASKRERHVLAITRWRRAIDRASALGDERGELEARCGYAADLLDTNCMNDAEIQCRLVLLAQPTSRRIRLEASRLLARVLAAKGEIAEALQRIEHTADLGDDQPWEAARIAVARTEALLSCRLIDEAEHSAAEAIELTEATHGIHARGEALVLRARVAIAARQLVPALRDITAALELFEEEGRTRSAERTERLLQALDPTQPPVFPIDAILVDTSLVEALYLTINRCEDSRDTVPYFRAIAPAIHADSLRQRVLGLSAAVQLHLISGKVERAHRLIADLLDAGEAMCHGIGSIEMRSKIFLDLGGIEHIALALGRHDHPRAAFRLFDAVAARVHHDSVATARDSEFLHQLEALREAHRPTIDLRTAPGEVAAAGSPGEVEANEFAALEQRIRFLSRRAEASPSPPTPHDDWLTTASPNSPSVCFLVASEQVWRCYSDGELDQLELVGPLAQIDQAIRRFRFTFDLAVNGLRPRVEVDAVRVAGSALHDLLLTGLPNEHNEHNDLNMRLQRFLTDVPWRLLDPERFARSWVNPGVPYRNEPVSMPPLDRVSIIIGPDLGHPATEEAEAIAAIHPNARVLRDATVQQALEAFEHSDLVHLVGHGLPHPNDPLLTSVQLQDGPLTAYDLETIDQAPAVVVLAACGLGASCATGNGSAYGLPGVLLRLGSLAVIGSPLWIDNTLTSLIMPDLHRSLADGMPPAEALALVPNGDHKRDLTAQSVMSMQSGPLVARRP; encoded by the coding sequence GTGAGCGAACGATCAACCTATGAGGCGCTGTTCGACCTCGCCGAACGTCGGCGCGCCGTGGATCGCTCGGGCACCACCGACCTCGCCGAATACACGCTCGCCACCACCGACGACCCCAGCGAGCTCGCGGCAGCGCAGGTCGTGATCGCCCTCGAGCAGCGCGAGGCCGGCAACCTCGCCGAGGCCGAGCTCCTCCTGGAGTCGAGCATCGAGCAGCGCAACGCTGATCCTGCGATCGCCACCTTCGCCCGCTTGCGATTGGTGAACCTCCTCGCCTCGACCGGCCGACTCGACGACGCCGAGCGGCTGTTGACCACCATCGAACAGCCCGACGCCGACACCACCACGGTCGAGGTCCTCATCGAGCAGGCGAATCTCGCCAGCAAGCGTGAACGCCATGTGCTCGCCATCACCCGATGGCGCCGAGCCATCGACCGAGCATCGGCGCTGGGCGACGAACGCGGCGAGCTCGAGGCTCGGTGTGGCTACGCCGCCGACCTCCTCGACACCAACTGCATGAACGATGCCGAGATCCAGTGCCGCCTCGTTCTGCTTGCCCAGCCGACGAGCCGGCGGATTCGACTCGAGGCGAGTCGGCTCCTCGCACGCGTGCTCGCCGCCAAGGGCGAGATCGCCGAAGCGCTCCAGCGCATCGAACACACCGCCGATCTCGGTGACGACCAGCCGTGGGAAGCGGCACGAATCGCCGTCGCCCGGACTGAAGCGTTGCTCAGCTGCCGCCTCATCGACGAGGCGGAACATTCGGCAGCCGAGGCCATCGAGCTGACCGAGGCGACCCACGGAATCCACGCCCGCGGCGAGGCGCTCGTACTCCGGGCGCGGGTGGCCATCGCAGCCCGCCAGCTCGTTCCGGCGCTGCGCGACATCACCGCTGCCCTGGAACTCTTCGAGGAGGAAGGACGCACCCGCAGCGCCGAGCGAACCGAACGACTCCTGCAGGCGCTGGATCCGACCCAACCGCCGGTGTTCCCAATCGACGCGATCCTCGTCGACACCTCGTTGGTCGAGGCGCTCTACCTCACGATCAATCGTTGCGAGGATTCTCGTGACACCGTCCCATACTTCCGAGCGATTGCACCGGCGATCCATGCCGACAGCCTCCGACAGCGAGTACTCGGCCTGTCCGCTGCCGTGCAGCTCCATCTCATCTCCGGCAAGGTCGAGCGGGCGCATCGACTCATCGCCGACCTCCTCGACGCCGGCGAGGCCATGTGCCACGGCATCGGATCCATCGAGATGCGTTCGAAGATCTTCCTCGATCTCGGCGGCATCGAGCACATCGCGCTTGCGCTGGGGCGCCACGACCACCCGAGAGCGGCGTTCCGACTGTTCGACGCCGTCGCCGCCCGCGTCCATCACGACAGTGTTGCGACCGCGCGTGACTCGGAGTTCCTTCACCAACTCGAGGCGCTCCGTGAGGCGCATCGCCCCACGATCGACCTACGAACAGCGCCCGGCGAGGTCGCAGCAGCGGGCTCGCCTGGCGAGGTGGAGGCCAACGAGTTCGCTGCGCTCGAACAGCGAATTCGGTTCCTCTCGCGCCGCGCCGAAGCGTCACCGTCGCCACCAACGCCACACGATGATTGGCTGACGACCGCGTCACCGAACTCCCCCTCCGTCTGCTTCCTCGTTGCGTCCGAGCAGGTGTGGCGGTGCTACAGCGACGGTGAGCTCGATCAGCTCGAACTCGTCGGGCCCCTCGCCCAGATCGACCAGGCCATTCGCCGATTCCGTTTCACATTCGACCTTGCAGTGAACGGCCTCCGACCTCGGGTCGAGGTCGATGCGGTGCGTGTTGCCGGTTCTGCCCTCCACGATCTCCTGCTCACTGGCCTTCCCAACGAGCACAACGAGCACAACGATCTGAACATGCGACTCCAGCGGTTCCTCACCGACGTGCCGTGGCGACTGCTCGATCCCGAACGCTTTGCACGTAGCTGGGTCAATCCCGGTGTTCCCTACCGCAACGAGCCGGTTTCGATGCCGCCGCTCGACCGGGTCTCGATCATCATCGGACCCGACCTCGGCCATCCGGCGACCGAGGAGGCCGAGGCGATCGCCGCCATCCACCCCAACGCACGAGTGCTTCGCGACGCCACCGTGCAACAAGCGCTCGAGGCGTTCGAGCACTCCGACCTCGTCCATCTGGTGGGACACGGGCTTCCGCACCCCAATGACCCACTCCTCACGAGTGTCCAGCTCCAGGATGGACCGCTCACCGCCTACGACCTCGAGACGATCGACCAGGCGCCGGCCGTCGTCGTGCTGGCCGCCTGTGGCCTCGGCGCGTCGTGTGCCACCGGAAATGGCTCGGCCTATGGCCTCCCCGGAGTGCTGCTGCGCCTTGGCTCTCTTGCTGTCATCGGGTCCCCGCTGTGGATCGACAACACGCTGACGTCGCTGATCATGCCGGATCTTCACCGGTCGTTGGCCGACGGCATGCCGCCCGCCGAAGCACTCGCGCTCGTGCCGAATGGGGACCACAAGCGTGACCTGACCGCGCAGTCCGTGATGTCGATGCAATCCGGACCGCTCGTTGCCCGCAGGCCGTAG
- a CDS encoding FAD/NAD(P)-binding oxidoreductase, with product MATTAHHRVVIIGGGAAGISVAARLKREIDDIAIIEPSDKHHYQPMWTLVGGGVAKREDTERDEASVIPKGVKWIKDAASAFDPDNNTVETASGKTYSYDALVVCPGIQLDWDKIPGVTDTIGRNGVSSNYTFDLAPKTWEFIRNTTSGTAVFTMPSGPIKCAGAPQKIAYLACDYWRQQGVLDNIDVHLILPTPRTFGVPQFADALDKVVEDYGINLHLLAELESVEVDARKAVFKSMEPDGPGFTLPYDMMHVVPHQSAPDWVKHSPLANDTPAGYVDVDKHTLQHVRYPNIFALGDAGSTPNSKTGAAVRKQAPVVAANVVKQLAGQALDGKKYDGYASCPLTTSRSRMLLAEFDYDLQPAPSFPIIDLQKPRRDMWLVKKHGLPMLYWNAMLKGRA from the coding sequence ATGGCCACGACAGCACACCACCGAGTCGTCATCATCGGCGGCGGCGCCGCCGGCATCTCGGTCGCCGCCCGACTCAAGCGTGAGATCGACGACATCGCCATCATCGAACCGTCCGACAAACACCACTACCAGCCCATGTGGACCTTGGTCGGCGGAGGCGTCGCCAAGCGAGAGGACACAGAGCGCGACGAGGCCTCGGTCATCCCGAAGGGGGTGAAGTGGATCAAGGACGCCGCTAGTGCCTTCGATCCCGACAACAACACCGTCGAGACGGCGAGCGGCAAGACGTACAGCTACGACGCGCTGGTGGTCTGTCCCGGGATCCAGCTCGACTGGGACAAGATTCCTGGTGTGACCGACACGATCGGCCGCAACGGTGTGTCATCGAACTACACGTTCGATCTCGCCCCGAAGACGTGGGAGTTCATTCGCAACACCACCTCGGGAACGGCGGTGTTCACCATGCCGAGCGGGCCGATCAAGTGCGCTGGTGCGCCACAGAAGATCGCCTACCTCGCCTGTGACTACTGGCGGCAACAGGGAGTGCTCGACAACATCGACGTGCACCTGATCCTTCCGACGCCACGCACCTTCGGCGTTCCCCAGTTCGCCGACGCACTCGACAAGGTGGTCGAGGACTACGGCATCAACCTTCACCTGCTCGCCGAACTCGAGTCGGTCGAGGTCGACGCACGCAAGGCCGTGTTCAAGTCGATGGAGCCCGACGGCCCCGGCTTCACCCTTCCGTACGACATGATGCACGTCGTGCCGCATCAGTCGGCACCGGACTGGGTCAAGCACAGCCCGCTCGCAAACGACACTCCTGCGGGCTACGTCGATGTCGACAAGCACACGCTGCAGCACGTTCGCTACCCGAACATCTTCGCTCTCGGCGACGCCGGCTCGACGCCCAACTCCAAGACGGGGGCCGCTGTTCGCAAGCAGGCGCCGGTGGTGGCGGCGAACGTCGTGAAGCAGCTGGCCGGTCAGGCGCTCGACGGCAAGAAGTACGACGGCTACGCCTCGTGTCCGCTCACCACGTCGCGATCGCGCATGCTCCTCGCCGAGTTCGACTACGACCTCCAGCCGGCGCCGTCGTTCCCGATCATCGATCTGCAGAAGCCTCGTCGCGACATGTGGCTCGTCAAGAAGCACGGCCTCCCCATGCTCTACTGGAACGCGATGCTCAAGGGTCGGGCCTGA
- a CDS encoding TetR family transcriptional regulator, with translation MAEADDADAGGLIEPRAGEHIDARPFGRDAVCDALIDATIAFIMEEGLDVSIRRIAARAGVNHGLVHAYFENKQGLLSAAVDAINQRASLEVDDDGFPPPDLASRRGGELARAVARIQLDQGKDLGSSNPISSAWRAALASSRPDLTSTEIDTMVATASALGLGWALFADHLSDLLGVDTEQRLALDTHVSSVIAQLGGLPWPSPEVR, from the coding sequence GTGGCCGAGGCCGACGACGCCGATGCCGGCGGACTGATCGAACCACGGGCGGGCGAGCACATCGATGCTCGTCCGTTCGGTCGTGATGCGGTGTGCGATGCGCTGATCGACGCCACGATCGCGTTCATCATGGAGGAGGGTCTCGACGTCTCGATCCGCCGAATCGCCGCCCGTGCCGGCGTCAACCACGGTCTGGTCCATGCGTACTTCGAGAACAAGCAGGGCCTGTTGTCGGCGGCCGTCGACGCCATCAATCAGCGGGCCAGTCTCGAGGTCGACGACGACGGGTTCCCTCCGCCGGATCTTGCCTCGCGTCGTGGTGGTGAGCTGGCGCGGGCCGTCGCCCGGATCCAGCTCGATCAGGGCAAGGACCTCGGCTCGTCCAACCCGATCTCATCGGCCTGGCGGGCGGCGCTCGCCTCGTCTCGACCCGATCTGACCAGCACCGAGATCGACACCATGGTCGCGACCGCATCGGCGCTCGGCCTGGGGTGGGCGCTCTTCGCCGATCACCTGTCGGATCTCCTGGGTGTCGACACCGAGCAGCGGCTCGCGCTCGACACACACGTGTCGTCGGTCATCGCACAGCTCGGCGGGTTGCCCTGGCCAAGCCCCGAGGTGCGCTGA
- a CDS encoding MFS transporter, which yields MSNQHTESDDPLPIRNTGGPEGTGPSTAHPGGFKHGMRALRHRDFRVFLIGAVASNTGSWLQNLAVPFVLFEITNKSIYVGLAGFAQFIPSFALGPLGGSLADRLDRKKVLIAAQILMAVAAFLLWAAWALDVRDPWVILAITALTGVFNGIMIPSWQAFVPSLVPKSDLSSAITLNSTQFNASRAIGPALAGLLLATVGPAWAFFLNGVSFLAVIGALLMVHPSQTNFASGAKASVVAEFRSALSYIRQRTGILVSIVCAMLVAFFGNPVTQFTVVFAKQVYGAGPNVLGVLAAAVGIGAVMAAPALSTWDTRVSRSDVVRYGLPLYGIAVISFGLAPNWPLGLISLLFVGAGFLAVIATTNTAVQMIVTDSMRGRVMSARVMGFTLSFPLGSLVQGILADTIGPQATVVMSGGVLLIFALFLASRPRLLETLNANSDD from the coding sequence GTGAGCAATCAGCACACCGAGAGCGACGACCCACTGCCGATACGCAACACCGGCGGCCCCGAGGGAACCGGGCCCTCGACTGCACACCCCGGCGGCTTCAAACACGGCATGCGAGCGCTGCGACACCGCGACTTCCGCGTCTTCCTCATCGGCGCCGTCGCCTCCAACACCGGCAGCTGGCTCCAGAACCTTGCCGTGCCGTTTGTCCTGTTCGAGATCACCAACAAGTCGATCTACGTCGGACTCGCCGGGTTCGCCCAGTTCATCCCGTCCTTCGCGCTCGGGCCGCTCGGTGGATCGCTCGCTGATCGCCTCGATCGGAAGAAGGTCCTCATCGCCGCCCAGATCCTGATGGCGGTCGCTGCCTTCCTCCTGTGGGCGGCGTGGGCACTCGACGTCCGCGATCCGTGGGTGATCCTCGCCATCACGGCACTCACCGGCGTGTTCAACGGGATCATGATCCCGAGCTGGCAGGCCTTCGTGCCCTCGCTCGTCCCCAAGTCCGACCTCTCGTCGGCCATCACGCTGAACTCGACCCAGTTCAACGCTTCACGTGCGATCGGCCCGGCGCTGGCCGGCCTACTCCTCGCCACGGTTGGGCCGGCATGGGCCTTCTTCCTGAACGGCGTGTCGTTCCTGGCGGTGATCGGCGCCCTGCTGATGGTGCACCCGTCGCAGACCAACTTCGCCTCGGGCGCCAAGGCCAGCGTGGTCGCGGAGTTCCGATCGGCGCTGTCCTACATCCGTCAGCGCACCGGCATCCTCGTCAGCATCGTGTGCGCCATGCTGGTCGCCTTCTTCGGCAACCCGGTCACCCAGTTCACGGTCGTCTTCGCGAAGCAGGTGTACGGCGCCGGACCGAACGTGCTCGGCGTGTTGGCCGCCGCCGTGGGCATCGGCGCCGTCATGGCCGCCCCGGCACTGTCGACCTGGGACACCCGCGTGTCGAGATCCGACGTCGTTCGCTACGGGCTCCCGCTCTACGGCATCGCCGTGATCTCCTTCGGCCTGGCCCCGAACTGGCCCCTCGGACTCATCTCGTTGCTCTTCGTCGGCGCCGGGTTCCTCGCCGTGATTGCCACCACCAACACCGCCGTGCAGATGATCGTGACCGACTCGATGCGAGGGCGGGTCATGTCGGCGAGGGTCATGGGGTTCACCCTGTCGTTCCCGCTGGGTTCGCTGGTACAGGGCATCCTCGCCGACACCATCGGCCCGCAGGCAACCGTCGTCATGTCGGGAGGCGTGCTGCTGATCTTCGCCCTGTTCTTGGCCAGCCGACCTCGACTGCTCGAGACGCTGAACGCGAATTCGGATGACTGA